Proteins from a genomic interval of Youhaiella tibetensis:
- a CDS encoding peroxiredoxin produces MTAIAPGTPAPDFEIETDSGTPFRLSAQKGSPVVLYFYGTDDTETCTNENLEFSRLSAEFAALGAKLVGISEDSVASHARFRAKYDLAPILGADPDHKAIAAFDLWQPKKTFGREYLGLVRTTILVAPDGTVANIWTVKRVKGHPEEVLEATRALMAKA; encoded by the coding sequence ATGACCGCGATCGCACCTGGCACCCCCGCTCCCGATTTTGAAATAGAAACCGATAGCGGTACCCCGTTCCGGCTCTCGGCGCAAAAGGGTAGCCCAGTCGTTCTCTACTTTTACGGTACAGACGATACCGAAACCTGCACCAATGAGAACCTCGAGTTCAGCCGGCTCTCTGCCGAATTCGCCGCGCTCGGTGCGAAACTGGTCGGAATCTCGGAGGATTCGGTGGCCAGCCACGCCCGGTTCCGCGCCAAATACGACCTGGCGCCCATTCTCGGCGCCGACCCCGACCACAAGGCCATCGCCGCTTTCGACCTCTGGCAACCCAAGAAGACTTTCGGACGCGAATACCTGGGCCTGGTGCGCACCACCATCCTCGTCGCCCCGGACGGCACCGTCGCCAACATCTGGACGGTCAAGCGCGTAAAAGGCCACCCCGAAGAGGTTCTCGAGGCGACCAGGGCATTGATGGCAAAGGCCTGA
- a CDS encoding DUF3971 domain-containing protein — MAAKVCAWIVGIPLALLILLYLVLLVTPIPLPFAREPVRIALTSSLPEGVALELGDMSLALENAVVPVLKFTPVTYKDSKSGGRVSMEALDVGFSPFRALLGQPGASITMVRPHIQMVQDLLGPRLSTFEVVEDAEGGTATVRVLEGTDAFPKVAISSSGLDVRGDIPASVQGGLRSDNDWLIYNLEAAEASLRDVVKQADDGVFSRLIIKDGVLDMNDSVYGLYRQFKDITLDVAPKANGRETVGNFSASLGGRKMAGSISRVLNEDGTSQINADIANIDFASIMPFIDDPASVMAIRGAGALSINVNFDEATGKVLGGKFHIDMTGTDLRVGKDYFPIASSIMEVTWTPETGAFELADSELRVGQSSAHIAGLFKLGLDDTYGPTVGISITAHDVSLHPDDMDAAAVPLDEVSFTGWSAPLYGALGIDQLAAKKGDGRVAVKGRLDMLQAGIGLDITLAGEKMSADDAKRLWPYFLAEDSRDWFVKNVADGEVASANMRFNFPVGTLAVAGEEKPIPQGAMSIDMVGEGVVVRATETMQPVAIDGNTRLNVRDNDVTISADGGKIPTAGGDITVSNAALVIDSSVPKVRTLEISGDVQGEIKALLALAKDQQPEAVAGANLPIKLDALGGHVSIDVVATVQVGETNAINQIDYVLNGAVRNFVSTEPIQDRSIKNGQLAFSATQAGYHVTGSADIDGMTADLSVEGTPTSDPVFQLGSTLDVKELASMGFDASQFLSGQVRFVASPLSDGSIAMGVDLENAALDIADLGIRKAKGVKGVLKATVRQDGKLTELNDVSLVFGDVNLMGNLVFDGEKKQLSSAKFDTFALSPGDSAQVALAPIDGGYSVSIKGDQLDLKPMLQRFFGLGEGSLGSVASTSFNQTIALDVSLKRAVGFYLTTAYNLELSLKLRGSDLQRVSMQAQLGDDNAISVTTNPTPDGNSISVAFNDFGTLLRLIGVYPRVEGGEGSLVLATNSKEKVGNGQVRLRNFSLIDEDKVAEVLGNHQGSRQLIAKQNKLAFRSAELNFIRRSDRIEVTDAMLAGDAVGGTLKGFIYTDKRQYDLAGTYVPLFGLNSAFAKVPLFGPLLAGPDGAGMFGVTFAIRGALENPDFKINPASLLAVGAFRSLFEFRAKELPRE; from the coding sequence TTGGCGGCCAAGGTCTGCGCCTGGATCGTCGGCATTCCGCTTGCGCTGCTTATCCTGCTCTATCTGGTCCTCCTGGTCACGCCCATTCCGCTGCCGTTCGCGCGCGAGCCGGTGCGCATTGCTCTCACGTCATCGCTCCCCGAAGGCGTGGCGCTCGAGCTGGGCGACATGTCCCTGGCGCTCGAAAACGCCGTGGTTCCGGTGCTCAAGTTCACGCCGGTCACCTACAAGGACAGCAAGAGCGGGGGCAGGGTGAGCATGGAGGCGCTCGACGTGGGCTTCTCCCCGTTCCGGGCGCTGCTGGGGCAACCGGGCGCCAGCATCACCATGGTCCGGCCGCACATCCAGATGGTGCAGGATCTCCTGGGTCCGCGCCTGAGCACGTTCGAGGTGGTGGAGGATGCCGAGGGCGGCACGGCCACCGTGCGCGTGCTCGAGGGCACCGATGCTTTTCCCAAGGTCGCGATTTCATCGAGCGGGCTCGACGTGCGCGGCGACATCCCGGCGTCCGTCCAGGGCGGCCTGCGCTCGGACAACGACTGGCTGATCTATAACCTGGAGGCGGCCGAGGCGAGCCTGCGCGACGTGGTCAAGCAGGCCGATGACGGGGTGTTCTCGCGCCTTATCATCAAGGACGGCGTTCTGGATATGAACGATTCCGTCTACGGCCTCTATCGTCAGTTCAAGGACATCACGCTCGATGTCGCCCCCAAGGCGAACGGGCGCGAGACGGTCGGCAATTTCTCGGCGTCGCTGGGCGGGCGCAAGATGGCGGGCAGCATCTCGCGCGTCCTCAACGAGGACGGCACCTCACAGATCAATGCCGATATCGCCAATATCGACTTCGCCTCGATCATGCCGTTCATCGACGATCCGGCGAGCGTGATGGCCATCCGCGGCGCCGGGGCGCTCTCGATCAACGTCAATTTCGACGAGGCCACCGGCAAGGTCCTGGGCGGCAAGTTCCATATCGACATGACCGGCACGGACCTGCGAGTGGGCAAGGACTACTTCCCCATCGCCAGCTCCATCATGGAGGTCACCTGGACGCCCGAGACCGGCGCCTTCGAGCTGGCGGACTCTGAACTGCGCGTCGGGCAGAGCTCTGCCCACATCGCGGGGCTCTTCAAGCTGGGGCTGGACGACACCTACGGGCCGACCGTGGGGATTTCCATCACGGCCCATGACGTCAGCCTGCATCCGGACGACATGGATGCGGCCGCCGTGCCGCTGGACGAAGTCTCGTTCACGGGCTGGTCGGCTCCGCTCTATGGCGCGCTGGGCATCGACCAGCTCGCGGCCAAGAAGGGCGACGGGCGCGTGGCGGTCAAGGGACGGCTCGACATGCTCCAGGCCGGCATCGGGCTCGATATCACGCTGGCGGGCGAGAAGATGTCCGCCGACGACGCCAAGCGCCTCTGGCCTTATTTCCTGGCCGAGGACTCGCGCGACTGGTTCGTCAAGAATGTCGCCGACGGAGAGGTCGCCAGCGCCAACATGCGCTTCAACTTCCCGGTGGGAACGCTGGCGGTCGCAGGCGAGGAAAAGCCGATCCCGCAGGGCGCCATGTCCATCGACATGGTCGGCGAGGGCGTGGTGGTGCGCGCCACCGAGACCATGCAGCCGGTGGCCATCGACGGGAACACCCGCCTCAACGTGCGCGACAATGACGTCACCATCTCCGCCGACGGCGGCAAGATCCCAACGGCGGGCGGCGACATCACCGTTTCCAATGCCGCTCTCGTCATCGACAGCAGCGTGCCAAAGGTCCGCACGCTCGAAATATCGGGCGACGTGCAGGGCGAGATCAAGGCGCTCCTGGCGCTGGCCAAGGACCAGCAGCCGGAGGCTGTGGCGGGCGCCAACCTGCCGATCAAGCTCGATGCCCTGGGCGGCCACGTCTCCATCGATGTGGTGGCCACCGTGCAGGTGGGGGAAACGAACGCCATCAACCAGATCGACTACGTGCTCAACGGCGCGGTCCGCAATTTCGTGAGCACCGAGCCGATCCAGGACCGGTCCATCAAGAACGGGCAACTGGCCTTCAGCGCCACGCAGGCGGGCTATCACGTCACCGGGTCGGCCGATATCGACGGCATGACGGCCGATCTTTCGGTCGAGGGCACGCCCACCAGCGACCCGGTCTTCCAGCTGGGCTCGACCCTCGATGTCAAGGAACTGGCCAGTATGGGCTTTGATGCCTCCCAGTTCCTTTCCGGGCAGGTGCGCTTCGTGGCCTCGCCGCTGAGCGATGGCTCGATCGCCATGGGCGTCGATCTCGAAAACGCCGCGCTCGATATCGCCGATCTCGGCATCCGCAAGGCCAAGGGCGTCAAGGGCGTGCTCAAGGCTACGGTGCGCCAGGATGGCAAGCTGACCGAGCTCAACGACGTGTCCCTGGTCTTCGGCGACGTCAACCTCATGGGCAACCTGGTGTTCGATGGCGAAAAGAAGCAGCTCTCTTCGGCCAAGTTCGATACCTTTGCCCTCAGTCCGGGCGATAGCGCCCAGGTGGCGCTCGCGCCCATCGATGGCGGCTACTCGGTCTCGATCAAAGGCGATCAGCTCGATCTCAAGCCCATGCTGCAGCGCTTCTTCGGCCTGGGCGAGGGTTCGCTGGGCAGTGTGGCCTCAACCAGCTTCAACCAGACCATTGCGCTCGACGTGAGCCTCAAGCGGGCCGTGGGCTTCTATCTCACCACCGCCTATAACCTCGAGCTCAGCCTCAAGCTGCGCGGCAGCGACCTGCAGCGGGTGAGCATGCAGGCGCAGCTGGGCGACGACAACGCCATTTCGGTCACCACCAATCCGACGCCGGACGGCAACTCGATCTCGGTGGCGTTCAACGACTTCGGCACGCTGCTGCGCCTCATCGGTGTCTACCCGCGCGTCGAGGGCGGCGAAGGCAGCCTGGTGCTGGCGACCAACAGCAAGGAAAAGGTCGGTAACGGCCAGGTGCGGTTGCGCAACTTCTCGCTGATCGACGAGGACAAGGTGGCCGAGGTCCTGGGCAACCACCAGGGTTCGCGCCAGTTGATCGCCAAGCAAAACAAGCTGGCTTTCCGCAGCGCCGAACTCAATTTCATCCGCCGTTCGGATCGCATCGAGGTGACCGACGCCATGCTGGCGGGCGATGCGGTCGGCGGCACGCTCAAGGGCTTCATCTATACCGACAAGCGCCAGTACGATCTGGCCGGCACCTACGTGCCGCTCTTCGGGCTCAACAGCGCCTTTGCCAAGGTGCCGCTCTTCGGCCCGCTCCTGGCGGGCCCGGACGGGGCGGGCATGTTCGGGGTCACCTTCGCCATTCGCGGCGCTCTGGAGAACCCGGACTTCAAGATCAATCCGGCCTCGCTGCTTGCCGTCGGCGCCTTCCGCTCGCTCTTCGAATTCCGCGCCAAGGAACTGCCGCGGGAATAG